GCGGCCGCACCGCCGCAGAGCGTGCCCCTCCCTGGAGTGACCCATGACCAAGCGCACCCAACTCGCCCTCGCCACCGCCCTGGTGGCCGCACTCGCACTCGGCGCCTCGGGCTGCACCGGCACCGGGAAGGGCGCCACCGGCGGCGCCGGGGCCGAGAACCCGGCCGCCGCCAACGACGGCAAGATCCTCGGCGGCACCCCGGTCAAGGGCGGCACCCTCACCGTCCTGTCCAACCAGGACTTCGCGCACCTCGACCCCGCCCGCAACTGGGTCATGCCGACGATGGACTTCGGCACCCGCCTGCTCTACCGCACGCTCGTCACCTTCAAGGCCGAGCCCGGCAAGGCCGGCAGCGAACTGGTCCCCGACCTCGCCACCGACCTCGGCACCCCCTCCAACGGCGGCCGCACCTGGACCTTCACCCTCAAGGAGGGCGTGAAGTACGAGGACGGCACCCCGGTCAAGGCCCAGGACATCAAGTACAACGTCGAGCGCTCCTTCGCCCCCGACCTCACCGGCGGCCCCGACTACGCCGCCCAGTACCTGGCCGGCACCGAGGGCTACAAGGGCCCCCTCCAGGGACAGCGCCTGGACTCCGTCAAGACCCCCGACGACCGTACGATCGTCTTCGAACTCAAGCGCCCCGTCGCGGAGTTCTCCGCCACCGCCACCCTGCCGACCTTCGCCCCCGTGCCCCAGTCCCAGGAGAAGGGCACCCAGTACGACGCCCGCCCGTTCTCCTCCGGCCCGTACAAGATCGAGTCGTACGACCGCGACAAGAAGCTGGTCCTCGTACGCAACGAGCACTGGGACCCGGCCACCGACACCGTCCGCAAGGCCTACCCCGACAAGTTCGTGGTCGTCATGGGCCTCAAGGGCGGCCAGATCGACGACCGGATCATCGCCGGCGAGGGCGCCGACGCCTCCACCGTGCAGTACGCCGACATGCGCCCCGAGAGCGCCCCCAAGGTGCTGCCCAAGCCCGACGTCAAGGCCCGGCTGCTCGCCGAGTCCCAGGGCTGCACCGAGATGCTCCACCTGAACAACTCGCGCGCCCCCTTCAACGACTCCAAGGTCCGCGAGGCCATGCAGTACGCCGTCGACAAGGAGGCCGTCGTCACCGCCGGCGGCGGACCCGCCCTCAACGAGATCGCCACCGCCTACCTGCCGCCCGCCCTCGCCGGCGGCAAGCAGGCCGACACCCTGAAGATCCCCCCGGCCGGCGACCCGGCCAAGGCCAAGGAACTCCTCAAGGCCGCCGGCAAGGAGACCCTGAAGGTCTCCCTCGCCGTCTCCACCGGCGACAAGGCCAAGGCCGAGGCCATCCAGCAGGGCCTCGCCCGCGTCGGCGTCGAGGTCGTCATCGACACCGTCGACCCCGGCGCCTACTACGACGTCATCGGCGACCTGTCCACCACCCCCGACATGACCCTCAGCGGCTGGTGCCCCGACTACCCCTCCGGCTCCACTTGGATCCCCTTCGTCTTCGACGGACGGACCATCAAGGACAAGGGCAACCAGGGCAACTACAGCCAGTTCCGCGACGAGGAGGTCATGAAGCGGATCGACGAGATCAACGCCATGGCCGACGCCAAGCAGGCCAACCAGGCCTGGATCGACCTCGACGCGACCCTGATGGCCAAGTCCCCCAACGTCCCGATCCTGCTGGAGCGCAAGCCGCTCCTCGTCGGCACGAACATCGCGGGCGCGTTCGGCCACCCCGTGTGGACCGGCACCATCGACTACGCCACGGTCGGCCTCAAGGACCCCTCGAAGAGCCAGGGCTGAGGCCCGGAGCCCCCGACACCATGACCACCACAGCACCCGGCAGCGCCACGGACGGCCGGCGCGCGGCGGCGCCCGGCGGCAGCGCGCCCGGCAGCAGCCCCTGGCAGCTCGCCCGGCGGGAACTGCGCCGCCGCCCCGCCGTCCGCGTCAGCACCGGCATCGTCCTGCTCTTCGTCCTGATGGCCGCCACCGCGCCCTGGCTGGGCGCGCTCGGCGGCTGGTCCCCGCACGAGTTCGACAAGAGCGCCGTCGACCCCTACCTCGGCGGCCAGCCGATCGGCCCCCTCGGCGGCATCAGCCCCGAGCACTGGCTCGGCGTGGAACCCGTCACCGGACGCGACCTGTTCG
This DNA window, taken from Streptomyces sp. TN58, encodes the following:
- a CDS encoding ABC transporter substrate-binding protein: MTKRTQLALATALVAALALGASGCTGTGKGATGGAGAENPAAANDGKILGGTPVKGGTLTVLSNQDFAHLDPARNWVMPTMDFGTRLLYRTLVTFKAEPGKAGSELVPDLATDLGTPSNGGRTWTFTLKEGVKYEDGTPVKAQDIKYNVERSFAPDLTGGPDYAAQYLAGTEGYKGPLQGQRLDSVKTPDDRTIVFELKRPVAEFSATATLPTFAPVPQSQEKGTQYDARPFSSGPYKIESYDRDKKLVLVRNEHWDPATDTVRKAYPDKFVVVMGLKGGQIDDRIIAGEGADASTVQYADMRPESAPKVLPKPDVKARLLAESQGCTEMLHLNNSRAPFNDSKVREAMQYAVDKEAVVTAGGGPALNEIATAYLPPALAGGKQADTLKIPPAGDPAKAKELLKAAGKETLKVSLAVSTGDKAKAEAIQQGLARVGVEVVIDTVDPGAYYDVIGDLSTTPDMTLSGWCPDYPSGSTWIPFVFDGRTIKDKGNQGNYSQFRDEEVMKRIDEINAMADAKQANQAWIDLDATLMAKSPNVPILLERKPLLVGTNIAGAFGHPVWTGTIDYATVGLKDPSKSQG